The following is a genomic window from Gloeocapsa sp. PCC 73106.
GCTATACCCTCTGGGAAATCAATCTGGGAGCCAAACTATTCCGCCATAACCTCAAGGTTAAGCAAACGGGAGCCCAAACAACGACTAATCTCCAGGGTTTAATCCTCGTAGGAGGTAAGCAGGTAACCGATACCCATAGTACAGTTGCTCTAGCTCATCCCCATGGCGTAGTCAATCAAAACCATAAATGTATTGTAGATGGTCAAGCTCAGGTAGTCTTCAACGGGAAAATCATCGTCCCGCAAAAAGCCCAACTCACCAACGCCGCCCAAATCAACCGCAATCTACTTTTATCCCCTCAGGGAAGAGTAAATACCAAGCCCGAATTACAGATAACAGCAGACAACGTTAAATGTACCCACGGCGCTACGGTAAGTCAACTAGAAACCGATGAAGTATTCTATCTGCGCAGTCGTGGCTTAAGTGAAATCGACGCGCGTCATCTACTTTTAGAAGCCTTTGCGGCGGAAATTCTTGATCAGCTACCGATACCCTCCCTCAGAAAAAGACTCTCTCAGTGCGTTGCTTGTAGAAACTACTAAAACAGTCCAAATCATGACCTATACCCAAACTAAACCCCTCGCCGACGCGGTTCGTGATGACTTCCCCATCTTGCAACAACAAATTAACGGGAAACCCCTAGTTTATCTAGACAACGCCGCGACATCTCAAAAACCCAGACAAGTATTAAACGCCTGGCGCTACTACTACGAAAACGATAACGCCAACGTCCATAGGGGTGCTCATAGTCTCAGCACTCGCGCCACTGAAGCCTACGAAGCCGCAAGAGCTAAAGTAGCCCAGTTTATTGGAGCTTCCTCACCTAGGGAAATCGTCTTTACGCGCAATGCAACCGAAGCGATTAACCTCGTGGCTTATAGCTGGGGTTTGAATAATCTGCAACAGGGAGATGAAATTATTCTCTCGGTTATGGAACATCATAGTAATTTAGTTCCTTGGCAGATGATCGCCCAAAAAACCGGAGCTATTTTAAAATTTGTTCCTCTGACTCCCCTAGAAACCTTTGACATCGAAGCGTATAAGCAGCTAATTAGTACCAAAACTAAACTAGTAACAGTAGTTCACGTCTCCAATACCCTCGGCTGCGTCAATCCCGTGACAGATATAGTGACTATTGCCCATAATTACGGTGCCAAAGTCTTAATAGACGCCTGTCAGAGTGTACCTCATCTACCCATGGATGTTCAAGCTATTGACTGTGATTGGCTTGTAGCTAGTGGTCATAAAATGTGCGCACCCAGTGGTATTGGTTTTCTCTACGGGAAAGAAAGGATACTCGAGGAAATGCCGCCATTTTTAGGGGGAGGAGAAATGATCTCCGAAGTGTTCCTAGATTACTCCACCTATGGTGATTTACCTCATAAATTCGAAGCGGGAACCCCAGCTATTGGGGAAGCGATCGCCCTAGGCTCGGCCATCGACTACTTAAACAACTTAGGTATGGATTCCATTCACACCTACGAGGAAGAGTTAACCTGTTATCTGTTAGAAAAACTCACAAATATTCCCAGATTAAGAATCTATGGTCCCTTGGAAAATAGGGCGGCTTTAGCGTCTTTTAACGTGGAGGGTATTCATTCTAGTGATCTGGCTACTCTTCTCGATAACGACGGCATAGCTATTCGTTCTGGTCATCATTGTACCCAACCATTGCACCATCTATTTAAAGCCAGTGGTAGCGCCCGAGCTAGTTTGTACTTCTACAATACTCGCGAAGAAATAGATAGGTTTGTGGTAGCTTTAAGAGAAACTATCGACTTTTTCTCCGATGTATTGGTATAAAGGTGAGTTATTAGAGTCTCCTACTCTAGTCTTAGAGATCGATGATCCAGCTTTACTCTATGGCGCTACGGTGTTTACTACCCTGCGCGTCTACGGTGAAGCTTTAGATCATCCTTTGACTCATTGGCAACAGCACTGCGATCGCCTTCGTCACACTTTAGTAACCTTGGGATGGTCTTTGCCCCACTGGACAAGATTACGAGAAGGAGCTACTATACTCAAAAAATACCCCGTTTTACGTCTCACTATCTTTCCTGATGGTAGGGAATTAATTCTACCTCGTGCTTTACCGCCAAATCTGCAGCAAATGCAACAACATGGCATAAAAGGTGAAGTAATCAGGGATTCTCTCTACCGTCGCTATCTCCCTGAACACAAAACAGGCAATTATTTAGGTCCTTGGTTAGCTAGAACCAAAGCACAACAATCAGGATACCAAGAAGCTATTTTAACCGATACACAGGGTAATTGGTTGGAAACGACTACAGGTAATCTCTGGGGTTATCGAGACAGATGTTGGTATACACCTCTGTTGGATCAGGGAATGCTACCAGGAATCGCACAACAAGCTTTAATCCAATGGTTGAAGCAACAAGATATCCCCGTGGTATCTAGGGAATGGTCCCCCGATTGGGTAGACACTCTAGAAGCGATCGCCTATAGTAACAGCGTCCTAGAGGTTATCCCCTTTATCTCGATTAATAATCGTCAATTACTCCTAAAATTAGATTATTTAGCACCACTAAGGCAGTATTTTACTAATTTTTCACTTTTGAGAGATAAAGATAATTAAATCCGACTTAGTGCTAGTTTTGTCACCGCTTGTGGTACCCACCATGCCTTCAATTGAGGTGAGTATCGCGCGAGTATCGGCGTCCACTGAAGTGTTGTAACTGTCTAATTGAGCGATCACTGGCTGCATATCCAAATAAAAGTAGCCAAACCCAGAATCGGGTAAAGTAGCCACCCTTTGCTTATAGGTTTCATTCTGTAACAAAGAGTGAGCAGGCTTAATCTCGGTTACAGTTTGAAATGGCAGACCAATCGTTAATGCCAGAGAATTTTTATCAATCCAACTATGAGATACTAAGGGTTGATTAAAACTGTTCCACTGGGTGATCTTTTTTCGGTTAATTTCGGTTTCTTTGAGGGAAATAAAGCCAGTATCTTGAGCCAACGTGGAAAATTTATCTAAGGAAGTCTGAGCGGTTTGAGGATCGCTCATTTGAATCAAGATGATTCCCCCTATGTTAAAGTTTTGGAAACCCTTATTAGTGGTAGTAAGGGCGATCGCGTAGTCTTGATCCATCCAGCCGAATACTTCTCGATCCACATCAATAGAGAATTGAGCAAAACTATCACGTATTAAGTCAACTGCTTGTTGTGCTTCAGGAAAAGTTTGAGCTTGAGCCACTACATTTTGCCAACCGTAACTCAAGTTATTCCCATGAATTAAGAACCAGGTATCCGCAGGTAGAGAAGCCAGGATTTTTTTGTCTGGTGGAGAAGGGAGTTGAGTAACGCTTTGAGGCTCATGCTTTACAAAGCTTTGTAGATGTAACCCTTGATCATTTAATCCAATTGCTCCATTGAATGAACCAATCTTTTCCAAATCAGAAGACAGATTCTCCCCGGTTTGGCGCCAATCAACGAGATCATGAATATAAACTTGGGCTAATACATTTTTCAGTTTCACTTCCGACAGAGAGGCTTTTAATCCCTCTCGGTCTTGAAAAGACAAACCTTCTTGATAAGAATCGATCGCTCGTTTTACTACCTCTGCTTTGGGTCCACCTACTAGGTAATTATCGAGAATTGCAAAATATACCTGTCCGTAATCTTCTGTATTTACTTGGTAAATTTTGACTTTCTCATACTCTAATTCTTCTAGTTTTGATAACTTTTGTTGATATTCCCAAGCTTTAATTTTGTCTTTGATTCCTGCTACTATCAATATTTCAGTTTCCCCATTGTTTAGAGATACTAGCGCGAAGGTCACTCCTCCCAGCCAAGATCTGATCTGCTCTGTCTCTGGCAAATTTAAACTACGTTTAATCACAGCTTGTGCTTCAGGATTGCCCATGTTACTCAACTGAGACCATAATTTTTCTTCTGTAGAGACGTGAGCGATTAAGACAGTTTCCTGGGGAATCACTTGTGTCGCGCTATAGAGGTCGAAATTTTGCCAAGGCAAATCACCCCTAAGATAAAAATATCCAGCGCTCGCACTACCAGCTAGTAACAAACCTCCCATTAAGCTTACACAGCCGCAGCCTTTATTTTGGTTACTCATGATTGCCTTACAGTTTTGTTTTAGTCTTGTATATTTACTACAACACTATTGCTCATGCTTCCGCAAAATTTTGCTGCTTCTGGTTGATCAGAGGAGGTTTTTAGCGGCGCTTGCGATCGCTTCTACGGGATCTTCTGCCAACTTTTCCAAGGTAGTACGAGCTTGTTCCACTCCTAGATGGGAGATAGCTTGTACTAAGCGATAGCGGATTTGCCAATCTGGATCATCTACTAAAGGGAGTAATAGAGGTAAAGCCCGGAGATCTTTTAATTCTCCCATGGCTCCTACCGCTGCGGTTCTGACGATATCATATTCTGAACTTAAAGCCTCTTCGAGGAGAGTTAAACCTCGAGGATCGCCGAATTCTCCCAGACTAGCAATAATACTCAACTGAACCAACCATTCAGAGGTTTGATGGTAGGTTTTTTCTAAATCTTCAAAAGCTTCGGTCAGTTTGAGAGCACCGATAACATCAGCAGCAGCTGCTTGTACGTCTGCTTCTGAATCACCATAGAGGCGATCGCGCAATAACTTCAGGGTTAATTGTAAATCATGATGACCCAGGGTATCCAATTGACTCACCGCCGCGTAACGAATGCGCGTATTTTGGTCAGTAATCAGGGGTTGAACCATCTCAAAAGCCACACCAGGATCTAGCTGACCTAGCTGGTTGATTCCTCTAATGCGATCGCCAAAATCAGAAGAATTAATTAATGTTTGAACAGATTCGGGAGTAATACTCATTAGTAATTTCTAGTAATTAGCCGTTTGCCATGGTACGAATGATATCACCTCGGGTAATTATGCCCACCACTTTAGCCTCTGTATCAATGACTGGTAAACGACGGATATTTTTGTCGTGCATCACACGAGCCGCTTCCCGCATAGATTGTTCTGGCGTAATCGTGATTGGTTTAGACGTCATAACTTCTCCGACGGTTTGTCCCAGTGCTTTATGAATTTCTTTTTCATAGCGCTTAGGATTTTCTAAATAAATCACACTGTCAAGAAACATAATATAAGGAGGTGGCTCCACCCCGGTTTCTTGCCACATTAAATCTGTATCCGAGATTACCCCAACTAATGCTCCCTCGTCGTCAACTACCGGTAGACCACTAATCCGTTTTTCTGCCAAGATTTTAATCGCTTCTGAGAGGGGAGTTTCCGGTTGCACCGTCAGGGGATTAGGTGTCATCACCTCTCCTACTGTTTGATTCATATTTGTTCTTAAAAATGGGGGTTTAATTGGGTCACAGGACTAACCCGTGACTCCTTATAGATCCAGAATAGAACTTTAAGCGCTCTTAATGACCATTACTAGCTAAAACACTAGCGGTTATTTTTTCCGGGACTTCTTCGAGATGGTCGTATTGCCATTGGAAGAAACCTACTCCTAGGGTTAGAGAACGCAGTTCAATGATTAGATCTTGCATTTGCGCTTGAGGTAAATACCCCGTCACCTGATCCCAGCCTTTCCAGTTTGAGACTGGTTCAAATCCCAAAATTTGACCCCGGCGACCGGTTAGTAATTGTAGTGCTTTAGAAGTAAACTCGCCAGGAACAGACATAGTAACCGTCACAATCGGTTCGAGTAAAATTGGTTCACAGTGAGGCATTCCTTCGGTCATAGCGATTCTGGCCGCCTGTTTAAAAGCTTGTTCAGAGCTATCTACTGAGTGGTAGGAACCATTAGTGAGGGTAATATCCACGTCCACTACAGGAAAACCCAAGGGACCGTGATCAAGATACTCTCTTACCCCCATTTCCACACCTGGAATATATTGTTTAGGGACGACACCACCTACGATAGTATCATGGAAATTAAAGCCATCTCCTCGTGTCAGGGGCTTGATATCTAGATAAACATCGCCAAAAGCACCGTGTCCCCCACTTTGATGTTTATAGCGTCCGTGGGCTGTAGTAGCTTTACGAATCGTTTCCTTGTAGGGGACTTGGGGTAAATGAGTCTGCATGGGCAGGTTATACTTGCGTTTGAGACGTTCTAGAGCTACTCGTAAATGAATCTCGCCTTGTCCCCAGAGAATTACCTCGTGAGTGTCTCCGTGTTGTTCCCAGTGTAAACCGGGATCCTCTTCTATCAGTTTATTGATCGCCCCGGTGAGTTTAACTTCATCCCGACGGTTTTCTGGTGCGATCGCTAGAGCATACACTGGTCTAAGTCGGTCTATCCGAGGTAACTTTTGCCCTGTACCGCTAATTAGGGTATCTCCGGTGTTAACTCCCTCTAAACGACTAACTGCGACGATTTGTCCAGTTTGCGCCGCAGTTAGAGACTCTGTTTGTTGTCCCGTCAGTTCAGACAAACTCCCAGTACGTAAATCATTGAACATCATGCCCTCGGTGAGTTCTCCTTGCCACACTCTGACTACAGAAAGTCTACCACCTTGAGGATTATAATAAGTTTTGAGCACTTGTAAAATAGTGCTTTGATCTTGAGTATTTAGTCCCCGACGAGTGGCTGTTAGCTCTGGTGCGGGGGCTTCTTTTACTAAAATATCCAACAAAGGACGAACGCCATAATCTAGTTCTGCGGTACCAAAACAAACTGGAACTATCTGATCAGCGCCTAGTTCTTTTTTCAGATCCTGTAAGACTTCTTCCTTGGGTGGTTCAATATCTTCGAGTAATTCTTCTAGAAGATGATCGTCGAAATCAGCCAATGTTTCTAACATCTCGGCGTGGGCTTGTTTTTCCTCTGCTCGCAGATTTTCCGATAGGGGAACCGGATCCGCGGAGCTTCCCGGATGATAGTGATAAGCTTGTTCGGTGATTAAGTCAATGTACCCCAACAAGTCATGTTCTTGGCAAATAGGATATTGCAGAGGTACTAAAGGGCGACTCGATACCTGTTTGAGAGCTTGTAAAATTTCCGAATAGTGGTTATTAGCGCGCTCCATCTTATTGATGAACACCAGATGAGGAATTTCCCAATCGTCCAGAAACTTAAACAAGGGAGCGAGAGTTAAAACTTTCTCTACTATCGGCTCACACACTATTACTGCCGCACCCACTCCGATTAAAGCATTGTAAGTTTCTTGCAAAAACTCAACAGAACCGGGACAGTCTAGAAATTGTAACTCTATATCCTGATATTTGGTCTTGGCTAGAGAGATTTCTACACTCATTTGGTGTTCTCTAGCTTCTGGGCTACTGTCTCCCACGGTGTTTCCCTCTTTGACCGTGCCCTTGCGGTTTAGCTTTCCTGTAACGAATAGTAAACTTTCTAGTAAGGTGGTTTTACCACTGGAGTAGGGACCCACCAGGGCCACATTACGAATGTTTACCGCAGCTTTTTGCTTCATATTGACTCCTAATTATAGGCTTATTTCACTCTTTTTCAGTGAAATTGTCTCTCTACTTCTGAGATTAGCTCATTAACCCTACAAGAGTACCTAAGTTGCAATGTATTTTAACTTTTAGCAGTAGCGATAAGTAATCCCTGTAGTATCACGTTTTTTCAATTTTGTGGTAAATTTGGGTAATGTTGAATTTATATTATTGATCATGTTTTCTCTCAAAATTGGTCTGGTCAGTTTTACTGTATGCTCTCTGTTTAGTTCCAGTTCTTTCACAGCTTTAGCACCTTTACAAGCACAAACAGAATCAATTCCTGCTAATTGTCAACTTTTAAAGGAAGTTCGCACTGGAGCAACTGAAATTACTAAAAAAATTCAAGCTCTGGGGATTACTAATAATTTTAATACTGATTTTGGTATACCTTCGGGAGTTGCTTTTACTTCTTATCAAGCGATGATGCGGGTAGAAAATAACGCTAACTATGATGTCACAATTAATCTCAAATATGGAGATAATTCAGTCAGTACAGCTTTAGAAAAACCACAGATACCCATGGTCATAGGCGAAAATTATGCTTTACCCTTTAATAGTCCTACTGATAGACAACCCTATCAAATTAACTTCAATATCGCCGGACCTAATAATAACACTTACACTATTTCTGTGATGGCTTGCGAATAATTATCTTTATCTATCTTTAAAAAATGGTGAGCATCGTCTGAAGGTAGCTCACCTCAAGGATACTCAGTAATTATATTTAGCTAATACTATAGAGATTTGCTATCATAGACTTAGTTACTTAAAGTTGAGTATAACATAAAGTGCAGTCTCTAGGGGATAAAAATCTGAGTGTTGACTAGAGCAAAAGCCAGCCAAATATGAATATTTTTAATCAAAATGGTAAAATAATATGAATATTGACGATCTTGCCAACTATGACTCTGTAATTCAACATCAACCCCCACCACAACCAGGGGAAATATGGGAAATAGGCGAGAGTCGCTATCTCATGATCGTAAATACGGTTGATGATCGCGT
Proteins encoded in this region:
- a CDS encoding SufS family cysteine desulfurase, producing MTYTQTKPLADAVRDDFPILQQQINGKPLVYLDNAATSQKPRQVLNAWRYYYENDNANVHRGAHSLSTRATEAYEAARAKVAQFIGASSPREIVFTRNATEAINLVAYSWGLNNLQQGDEIILSVMEHHSNLVPWQMIAQKTGAILKFVPLTPLETFDIEAYKQLISTKTKLVTVVHVSNTLGCVNPVTDIVTIAHNYGAKVLIDACQSVPHLPMDVQAIDCDWLVASGHKMCAPSGIGFLYGKERILEEMPPFLGGGEMISEVFLDYSTYGDLPHKFEAGTPAIGEAIALGSAIDYLNNLGMDSIHTYEEELTCYLLEKLTNIPRLRIYGPLENRAALASFNVEGIHSSDLATLLDNDGIAIRSGHHCTQPLHHLFKASGSARASLYFYNTREEIDRFVVALRETIDFFSDVLV
- a CDS encoding aminotransferase class IV yields the protein MYWYKGELLESPTLVLEIDDPALLYGATVFTTLRVYGEALDHPLTHWQQHCDRLRHTLVTLGWSLPHWTRLREGATILKKYPVLRLTIFPDGRELILPRALPPNLQQMQQHGIKGEVIRDSLYRRYLPEHKTGNYLGPWLARTKAQQSGYQEAILTDTQGNWLETTTGNLWGYRDRCWYTPLLDQGMLPGIAQQALIQWLKQQDIPVVSREWSPDWVDTLEAIAYSNSVLEVIPFISINNRQLLLKLDYLAPLRQYFTNFSLLRDKDN
- a CDS encoding DUF3352 domain-containing protein, whose amino-acid sequence is MSNQNKGCGCVSLMGGLLLAGSASAGYFYLRGDLPWQNFDLYSATQVIPQETVLIAHVSTEEKLWSQLSNMGNPEAQAVIKRSLNLPETEQIRSWLGGVTFALVSLNNGETEILIVAGIKDKIKAWEYQQKLSKLEELEYEKVKIYQVNTEDYGQVYFAILDNYLVGGPKAEVVKRAIDSYQEGLSFQDREGLKASLSEVKLKNVLAQVYIHDLVDWRQTGENLSSDLEKIGSFNGAIGLNDQGLHLQSFVKHEPQSVTQLPSPPDKKILASLPADTWFLIHGNNLSYGWQNVVAQAQTFPEAQQAVDLIRDSFAQFSIDVDREVFGWMDQDYAIALTTTNKGFQNFNIGGIILIQMSDPQTAQTSLDKFSTLAQDTGFISLKETEINRKKITQWNSFNQPLVSHSWIDKNSLALTIGLPFQTVTEIKPAHSLLQNETYKQRVATLPDSGFGYFYLDMQPVIAQLDSYNTSVDADTRAILTSIEGMVGTTSGDKTSTKSDLIIFISQK
- the nblB gene encoding phycobilisome degradation protein NblB, yielding MSITPESVQTLINSSDFGDRIRGINQLGQLDPGVAFEMVQPLITDQNTRIRYAAVSQLDTLGHHDLQLTLKLLRDRLYGDSEADVQAAAADVIGALKLTEAFEDLEKTYHQTSEWLVQLSIIASLGEFGDPRGLTLLEEALSSEYDIVRTAAVGAMGELKDLRALPLLLPLVDDPDWQIRYRLVQAISHLGVEQARTTLEKLAEDPVEAIASAAKNLL
- a CDS encoding CBS domain-containing protein; this translates as MNQTVGEVMTPNPLTVQPETPLSEAIKILAEKRISGLPVVDDEGALVGVISDTDLMWQETGVEPPPYIMFLDSVIYLENPKRYEKEIHKALGQTVGEVMTSKPITITPEQSMREAARVMHDKNIRRLPVIDTEAKVVGIITRGDIIRTMANG
- a CDS encoding elongation factor G: MKQKAAVNIRNVALVGPYSSGKTTLLESLLFVTGKLNRKGTVKEGNTVGDSSPEAREHQMSVEISLAKTKYQDIELQFLDCPGSVEFLQETYNALIGVGAAVIVCEPIVEKVLTLAPLFKFLDDWEIPHLVFINKMERANNHYSEILQALKQVSSRPLVPLQYPICQEHDLLGYIDLITEQAYHYHPGSSADPVPLSENLRAEEKQAHAEMLETLADFDDHLLEELLEDIEPPKEEVLQDLKKELGADQIVPVCFGTAELDYGVRPLLDILVKEAPAPELTATRRGLNTQDQSTILQVLKTYYNPQGGRLSVVRVWQGELTEGMMFNDLRTGSLSELTGQQTESLTAAQTGQIVAVSRLEGVNTGDTLISGTGQKLPRIDRLRPVYALAIAPENRRDEVKLTGAINKLIEEDPGLHWEQHGDTHEVILWGQGEIHLRVALERLKRKYNLPMQTHLPQVPYKETIRKATTAHGRYKHQSGGHGAFGDVYLDIKPLTRGDGFNFHDTIVGGVVPKQYIPGVEMGVREYLDHGPLGFPVVDVDITLTNGSYHSVDSSEQAFKQAARIAMTEGMPHCEPILLEPIVTVTMSVPGEFTSKALQLLTGRRGQILGFEPVSNWKGWDQVTGYLPQAQMQDLIIELRSLTLGVGFFQWQYDHLEEVPEKITASVLASNGH